The segment CCTGGACCTGCATGGGAGCACCCTGCGGCCGGAGCCGGAGCCGGGCCCGGGTCCAGGCGGCCGGCGTGACCAGAATGTCTTCCCGGTACGCGCCGGTGCCGCAATTGTCCTGATGATGCGAGTTTCGGCCGGTGGAAAACTTCCCGCCGGCGGGGAATTTAACCAGTTGCGCATATCTGATCTCCGAGGTTCCCGCCGAGACAAGCTCGATTGGCTGGCCCGCCACGACTGGGCCTCGACTCCCTGGCGGCCCTGGCCGGACCCGGCAGACCCGGCCTATGGCGGCTGGCCGTCGCTTCCCGATCTGTTCGGGATCTGGTCGATCGGGATGGTCAGCGGCCGGGACCGGGACGCCTACTTCGCCACTCCCGAAGCGGCTCTTTCGCGCCATCCCGACCTCTCGCGGACCGAACTCTTCCAGGCGCAGTTCCGGCAGGGCGAAACGCGCTGGACGGCCTTCTCCTTGCACACCCGGCCAAGGCGCAAGGTGATGCGGCACCTCCTGGTCCCGGGCAAAAAGGCCTTGATCGCGTTGCGGCAGAGCGGGCCCGGCGTCCGCGTGCGGCACATGGTGGCCGATCGCCCGATCGACAACTGCGTGCTCTCGACCGAATCGACGGCCCGTGCATTCGCGTTCCCCCTGGCGCTGGCGGACGGGAGCTGGAACCTCGATCCGGCCCCGTTGGGACTGGGCGACCCGGTGGCGGCGTTCGATCACATCCTGCGGATCCTGGATGATCCTACCTACCAGTCACGTCACCGCGCCGCCCTGCTGCGCGACTTCCCCCGGATTCCCCCTTACCCGGGCGAGTAGGGCGGGCCTCTACCGCAGCACGGCCGCCGCGGCGTCCACCAGGCCGTGCCCGGTGGAGAAGTCGAAGCCCGGGAACAGGATGTCGCGGCTGGTCGCCTCCAGCAGGCGCTTGAGGCCGCCGGCGTCCAGGCCAGGCTTGGCCGAGAGCGCGAGGGCCGCGATGCCCGACACGAATGGCGTGGCCATCGACGTGCCGTCGAGCCGATCGTAGCCGGTCATCACCGGGTCGTAGACCTCGTAGGTCGGGGTGGTCGACAGGATGCGCGTGCCCGGCCCGGCCACGGTGCACCACCGGCCCCGGTTCGAGAAGCTCGCCACGCTGTCGTCGGGACCGACGGCCGCCACGGCCACGACGCCGTTGTAGGCGGCCGGGTAGTTGAGATTGGTGCCGTAGTTGTGGGCGGGGTCTTCGCCGTCGTTGCCCATCGCCGCCACCACGAGGACGCCGCGGGCGTTGGCGTACTGGATCGCCCGCTCCAGGGTGCGGCCGCCGCCCTCGCCGCCCAGGCTCATGTTGACGATGCGAGCGCCGTGGTCGACCGCCCAGACGATGCCCGCGCTCACGTCGCCGTCGAAGCCGCGGGTGTTGTAGGCGAGGACCTTCACCGGCATGATGCGGCAGTTGGGAGCGACACCGGCGCCTCCCTCGGCGTTGTTGGCCTCGGCGGCCACGATGCCCGCAACGTGCGTGCCGTGGCCGTTATCGTCCATCGGGCCGGAGAGCCGGTACGGATTCTCCGCGGCCGCGCCTTCCTCGCCCGGGACCTCGGTGACGAAGCTGATGCCCGAGACCAGCCGATTGCGCAGGTCGGGGTGGCCGAGATCCACGCCCGTGTCCACGACGGCGACGACCACGTCGGGATTGCCGAGGGTGCGGTTCCAGGCCCGGCTCGCGCCGACGGCCTCGAGACCCCACTGCTCGCCGGCCAGGGGGTCGGAGATGGCCCGGCCGCCGC is part of the Candidatus Tanganyikabacteria bacterium genome and harbors:
- a CDS encoding S8 family serine peptidase, which produces GGRAISDPLAGEQWGLEAVGASRAWNRTLGNPDVVVAVVDTGVDLGHPDLRNRLVSGISFVTEVPGEEGAAAENPYRLSGPMDDNGHGTHVAGIVAAEANNAEGGAGVAPNCRIMPVKVLAYNTRGFDGDVSAGIVWAVDHGARIVNMSLGGEGGGRTLERAIQYANARGVLVVAAMGNDGEDPAHNYGTNLNYPAAYNGVVAVAAVGPDDSVASFSNRGRWCTVAGPGTRILSTTPTYEVYDPVMTGYDRLDGTSMATPFVSGIAALALSAKPGLDAGGLKRLLEATSRDILFPGFDFSTGHGLVDAAAAVLR